TCTTTTTTTACGGATTATAATGAGTATGACCTGTTAGAGAGAAATCCCTTCAAATATCTGAACGGCCCCGTGAAAGAACTAGTTCAGATTGCGACTGAAAGAGGCCGGATGGTGAGACCTGATATGAAAATGGGACTCTGCGGTGAGCATGGTGCCGAACCGGAAAACGTCGACTTTTGTATGGATACTGGTTTAAACTATGTTTCCTGTTCTCCCTACGGTATTCCTATAGCTAAGTTGTCTGTTGCTCAGCATAACCTGAGGAATAAAAAATAATAAAAGCTGCCTTCGGGCAGCTTTTTTTATCTCCTGTAGTGTTTTCTCAGAGGGATCGGAAGAAATAAGTTTGATGATCCTGTTCTTCTTTTCTTATATTCCTGTAACTGTCTGTCAGATTATAGAAAATCAAAAATACTTCATCCTTTTCGAGGGCTGGAAATCTCTGACCTATGTATATCAGTTGATTCCAACTTTGAGTAAAAGCTGTTTTCCAGTGTAGCTTTTTATATTGGACTACTTGATAGGGTACAAGATAGTCTTTAATACACTGTATCAAATAGTCTTCCATAATCAGCCAGTGTTTGTTTAAAAGAGGATGCCGGGGAATATCGTTATCTTTTAAGAGAATGTATTGGTTGAAATTGCCTGTAAAACGGATGAATAGATTCAACGAATAATGATCATAGTCATGTCGGCAAAATTTTTCTAACTTTAATACATCCGAAAATGTTTTATCAAATAAGCGTAAACATTCTCTATAACGGAATCTTCTTACTCCCTCATATCTAAGTTTACGGTTTTCAAGGCCATATTCAAAGAATTTTTCTGAGGCTAATATGATTTTATAAGAAAATTCTTTAATTTTTAGATACAGTTCTTGACTGATCTCTCCATTAGGAGTGATATTATTTGTTTTAGTATTTGATTTATTATTCTTTTTATGGAATATTGGTTCCTTCTCTTGCTTTTTGACTTCTTCTTTATTAAAGTCATGTGTATCTTTGATTTTATTGCCCAGGAATATATTGCAAGTTTCATAAGCCAGGTTTATTTCGGTCATTTTCTTGTGTGACCAGTCCTGATTCTTGGGATTCGAGTCAGGATGGTATTTTTTTACAAGAATTTTATATGATTTTTGGAGATCGCTTTTTGAGAAATCATTTTCTAGTTTAAAGATCATCATGGATCGAAGTATATCCGGCATGTTGCTATTATATTGTATATCTATAAGGGTTGAAATATCGTTAAAGAATTATTTACTAATATCATTTTTATATATTTTATTAACTATATAATTGAGTTTAAATTTTATTTTAAAGGAGGAACAGATGAAGAAAGGGCGAACTTATGGAGCGAAGGCACTTGTGAAAACTCTGGAAAAACTGGGTGTCGACGTTGTTTTTGGTTACCCCGGCGGAGCCAATCTGCCTATTTATGAAGCTCTCGCATCCAGTTCCATCAAACATGTTCTGGCCAGACATGAGCAGGGCGCATCGCATATGGCAGACGGTTATGCCAGGGCTACGGGAAGAGTCGGGGTCTGTCTGGCGACAAGCGGGCCTGGGGCGACAAACTTGGTCACTGGTATTGCTACAGCTTATATGGATTCAATTCCTATGCTGGCAATAACAGGTCAGGTACCCAGGATAAATATAGGTACTGATGCATTTCAGGAAGTAGATACAACAGGGATCACTATACCCATAACCAAACACAATCTCCTCGTACAGGAAGTTAAGGAAATACCCAGCCGCATTGAGGAAGCCTTTCATATTGCTTCTACCGGACGTAAAGGTCCTGTCCTTATTGATATACCTAAAGATGTACTCTTCGAAGAATTTACACTCCCTGATCCAAAAGAGATTATCCTTGAGGGTTACAGCCCTAATTCAGAGGGGCATCCCGGTCAGATTAAAAGAGCCGTTAAAATTCTGGAACAGGCAAAGCGACCCTTGATCATGGCGGGGGGCGGAATAATTGCATCCGAATCCTTTGATGAATTAAAGGCTTTTGCCGAAAAAACCAATATTCCCCTGATTCATACTTTTATGGGGAAGGCGGCTCTCGATGATAATCACCCCTTGAATCTGGGAATGTGCGGATATCATGGAAAAGTTGTTTCAAATCAGGCCATTGATCAGTCTGATGTTATTTTGGCTCTGGGTGCACGTTTTAGCAATAGGCATACAATCAATCTGGAGACCTATCCCGGGCATAAAAAAATAATTCATATTGATATTGATCCTGCAGAAATCGGAAAAAATGTTGAAACTCTTCTTCCAATTGTAGGGGATTTAAAGCAAATCCTGACAAGATTTATTGATTTGATAAAGCCTGGTAAAAATACTGAATGGATTTCGCATCTGAAGGATATTGATTCCAGAGCTTTGCTGCCTATTGTTCCTGAGAATGGATTGACTCAAATTGCAGCCATGAGGATTATGCAGGAATACCTTGATAATCCTTTGATCATCACAGATGTCGGACGGCATCAGATGTTTGCGGCTCATGAGATGAAATTACCTTCTGGAAGGAACTTTATCAGTTCCGGAGGCTTGGGCACTATGGGGTTCAGTTTTCCCGCATCTATCGGTGCTGCTTTTGGTAAACCCGATAGACAGATTGTTGTCATTGCAGGTGACGGATCCTTTGTTATGAACTGTCAGGAAATAATATCTGCTGCAGCCGAAAAACTGAATATCATCTGCTTTATCATGAATGATTCCAGGTTGGGTATGATTGCTCAGCTCCAGGATGAGTTCTACAAGAGCAGTTTTGATATCAGTGATCTTGGCTCCTTCGTTGATTTTCCTAAAATGGCTGAAAGTATGGGAGCTCAGGGACATCGTATCAGAACCCAGAATGATATGAGGGCTCTTATGATGGAGAAATCTCTCTACAAGGGTGTTCATATCGTCGATTGTGTCATCGAAAAAGGAGGCGAACATGCCTACCCGATGGTCAGGGGGCGTTCCATACTGGATATTGTTGAAGAGGGAGGAACCAAATGAAACATACCATATCCATTCTTTGTGATGATGTACCCGGTGTTATGACACGCATCTCCGGATTATTCTCCCGCAGAGGATTCAATATTGAAAGCCTTTCTGTAGGATCTACAGATAAACCGGGAAAAAGCCGATTCACTATCGTTGTTAATGGTGATGATATGGTCCTTGAACAGGTGAGAAAGCAGCTGCAGAAACTCATTAATGTTATAAATGTCTGGGATTATAAAGAGGCGTCTATTGTCTCGCGGGAGCATGCTCTTATCAAGTTAAAAGCCGGTCGAAATACCCGGGCGGAACTTCTGCAGCTTGTCTCTTCCATTCCTGCTCGGATTATAGACTCAT
This window of the Oceanispirochaeta sp. genome carries:
- the ilvB gene encoding biosynthetic-type acetolactate synthase large subunit, whose amino-acid sequence is MKKGRTYGAKALVKTLEKLGVDVVFGYPGGANLPIYEALASSSIKHVLARHEQGASHMADGYARATGRVGVCLATSGPGATNLVTGIATAYMDSIPMLAITGQVPRINIGTDAFQEVDTTGITIPITKHNLLVQEVKEIPSRIEEAFHIASTGRKGPVLIDIPKDVLFEEFTLPDPKEIILEGYSPNSEGHPGQIKRAVKILEQAKRPLIMAGGGIIASESFDELKAFAEKTNIPLIHTFMGKAALDDNHPLNLGMCGYHGKVVSNQAIDQSDVILALGARFSNRHTINLETYPGHKKIIHIDIDPAEIGKNVETLLPIVGDLKQILTRFIDLIKPGKNTEWISHLKDIDSRALLPIVPENGLTQIAAMRIMQEYLDNPLIITDVGRHQMFAAHEMKLPSGRNFISSGGLGTMGFSFPASIGAAFGKPDRQIVVIAGDGSFVMNCQEIISAAAEKLNIICFIMNDSRLGMIAQLQDEFYKSSFDISDLGSFVDFPKMAESMGAQGHRIRTQNDMRALMMEKSLYKGVHIVDCVIEKGGEHAYPMVRGRSILDIVEEGGTK
- the ilvN gene encoding acetolactate synthase small subunit: MKHTISILCDDVPGVMTRISGLFSRRGFNIESLSVGSTDKPGKSRFTIVVNGDDMVLEQVRKQLQKLINVINVWDYKEASIVSREHALIKLKAGRNTRAELLQLVSSIPARIIDSSGDIWTLEITGDTEDVSSFIDLFKHYEILESIRTGKIALKRG
- a CDS encoding J domain-containing protein, producing MMIFKLENDFSKSDLQKSYKILVKKYHPDSNPKNQDWSHKKMTEINLAYETCNIFLGNKIKDTHDFNKEEVKKQEKEPIFHKKNNKSNTKTNNITPNGEISQELYLKIKEFSYKIILASEKFFEYGLENRKLRYEGVRRFRYRECLRLFDKTFSDVLKLEKFCRHDYDHYSLNLFIRFTGNFNQYILLKDNDIPRHPLLNKHWLIMEDYLIQCIKDYLVPYQVVQYKKLHWKTAFTQSWNQLIYIGQRFPALEKDEVFLIFYNLTDSYRNIRKEEQDHQTYFFRSL